ctatattatattaggtgtgtgtttaaatatttaattttcttggaaccattatttatggtggtttcctctgttttaattttagttaaaaaatattgtataaaccaaaaataaatcctcgagccttgacaaaatttataatttgtaaacttcgttcttgcatttggtaatctataaattaataaatttaaatttaaaataacatctatgtggatcgatctcgtacttacgaaatatattacttgcagacaacctacacttgggtgaattacaATTTTAGTAGTAGCAGATGGTGACCGAGTCAGGTGCGCCGTTTATATGCTGAGGGATGATATGtccctatggtgggagggagccgcCCATGCAGTCGACCTGACTAAGCTCACTTGGGACATGTTCAAGGAGATGTTCTATGGCAAGTTCTTCCCAGCTGATGTCAGGGGCCGCGTGAcgagggagtttatgagtctccgccaGAGGGACTTATCTGTGGCAGAGTTTATCCGCAAGTTTGACCGGGGCTGTCACTTCATGCCTCTTATTGCAAGAGATGCCGGACAGAAGCTGCGGCACTTTATGGATGGACTGAGACCTACCTTTCGTCGGGATGTGATGTTGATGAGGCCGACGGGCTACAATGAGGTCACTTCCTGTGCCTTCCAGGCGGAGCAGGCACTCCGAGAAATagattttgagatgcagaggaagCGGCACCAGACTGAGTCCAGTTCTCAGCCGCAGAAAAAGCAGTACACTGGGCCACCGAGACCGCAGGCGCAACAGAAGCCCCATGAACACCATAGGGGGCCAGGACAGCAGCGGCCACCTCAGGCACCTTGGGCTCCTAGGCCGAAGGGAGGACCACCATGCAAACAGTGCAACAAATATCACTATGGCAAATGCATGTGGGGTACCTACAAATGCTTCGTATTCAAACAGGAGGGCACAAAGCTGCAGATTGCCCTCAGAACAAGGGTCCCACTACCGGCATGGAATATTTGATGCATGCCAAGAAGGCTGAGGCGGAGCTAGATTCTACTCTGATCACCTGTAAGCTTTACACTTAAGTTTTTATATGTTTACTGTTTTGATTTCACTGGATGATTTGATTATTATGAGAACTGAATTATGGGATTGAAAACCTAGAAGAATTAGGATGCATGTTCTACCTAGTTgagatttataatttaattgttttatgGGAAGATATTAGGGCTTAATTGTAATAACGGTTAATTTGGGGGACTTAATTGAAAAATCGAGATTTTTGGGACTATTTTGCGaaacttttgtaattttgggGATTTATTGGTgacattttctaaattttatcaattttttggaTTTGGATTCGAAAATGAGAATATGGTCATGttgtaatttttgaataatgGTAGTACTAAAGCACAATTTTCGAACTTTAAGGGGCTAAAttggaaattttgatttttctgagGGTCAATTTCGAATTTTGGGAAACGATGTTTCGGTTAATGCAGTGAATTTTTAGAGGATTTTGGATTAATTGCCGATAAGAAATTCCATAAATTCAACTCTattagatttgatggtatgttttgtcgcatgaaggatatatatttcaggtgtagcAATGCATGCACTGCTAGATTCTGGGGCTATACACTCGTTTATATCCGAATCTTTCGTGAAGTGACTAGGAATCATACATGCAACGATGGATTTGGGTTTCAGAGTATCGATCCCATCCAGGGACCAGATGTTCACTTCTCAAATAGTGAAGGGATTGGAGCTTCGATTACAGAAGTATATGGTGCACGCATATTTGATAGTGTTACCGTTGCCGGAGTTCGACATCATCTTGGGCATGGACTGGCTATCTGCTCATCGAGCAGTCATAGATTTTCGACAGAGGTCAGTTTCTGTTAGACCGCCCAGTGGAAAGCCATTTGTTTTTTGAGACAGCCAGACACCAGCAATTCCCGCACGTCATTTCCTGcttgtgtgcgaggaagcttatgaggAGAGGCTGTCGGCGTTCTTAGCCAGCATCGTATCAGTGACAGAGCCAGTAAGTCATAGGTTGGAGGACGTTGATGTAATCTGGGAGTTCTCCGGTGTTTTCCCCGACGATGTTGCAGGCATCccaccagacagagaggtggaCTTTTCGATTGAGCTCATGCGAGGGACAATGCCAATATCTAAGGCACCCTACCGATTTAGCCTGCGGAGATGAAGGAGCTCAAAGATCAGATTTAGGATctattagataagggtttcattcgcacTAGTTTCTCTCCTTAGGGCGCACCAGTTCTTTTTGTCAAGAAGAAGGACGACAACATGTGACTGTGCATCGATTACAGAGAGCTGAACAGAGTCACAGTTTAGAATATGTATACGTTGCCGAGGatcgatgacttgtttgatcagcttcagggagcatcattgttctccaagatagacctccgatctgggtatcatcaacttaaggtgagagagtctgatgtgcataagacagccttccaGACACGATACAGGCACTGTGAGTTTTTGGTGATGCCTTTCGGTCTGACGAACGCGCCAGCGATTTTCCTGGACCTCATGAATCGCGTGTATTTCAGTCGTTTTTGGATCAGTTCTTCATAGTTTTCATTTACGAtatcctgatctattcgaagagcagggacgagcacagtcagcatctgAGGACAGTATTGCAGATTCTACAGGATAGACGACCgtatgccaagttcagcaaatgtgagttctggcttgacatggtggcatttttgggccacattgtatctcAAGATGGCATGGAGGTCGACCCCAGCAAAGTggaggcagtcagagattggctaGCTCTTAAGAGCgtgacagagatccgtagtttcttgagATTGGTAGGctattacaggaagttcatccagggcttctcttctattgtggtgcctatgaccgcctcgacaaagaaaaatgccaaGTTTATCTGGGGACTGAGTGTCAGGAGAGCTTTGACAGACTGAAGCTAGCATTGACCACTGCACCAGcactagctatgccatcagggcagggAGAGTTTGTGATCTATACGGATGCATCGAAGCTTGGTTTGGGCGTGGTTCTGATGCAGCAGGACAGAGTGATAGCATACGCGTCCAGACAGCTGAAAGCTCATGAGAAGAATCATTCGAATCATGACCTCAAGCTAGCAATAGTGGTATTCGCCATgaagatctggagacactattgtatggggagaagtgcaggatttttATAGATCATAAGAGCAtaaagtacttcttcacacagaaggaACTGAATATGCGACAGAGGAGATGGCTTGAGAtggtgaaagattatgattgaaaCATTAGCTACTATCTGGGTTAGGttaatgtagttgcagacgtTCTGAGCAGGAAGCACATAGTGATTGCTCatctgtcagtgcagagaccgctacaggctgagattcagagatttgagcttgcagtttatgccaggggcgaggccccgaaTCTTGCTACTCTGACAGTACAGACGACCCTGAGAGACAGAATCCGGACAGGACAGACTTCTGATGAGCGATTGCAGAAGTTGAGACAGAGAGACGAGACCAAAGGCCAGAGACTGTATACAGTTGTGGAcggcatagtcagatataggAACCGCCTATGGGTTCCTGAAAGTGATTTCTTTCGAGCAGATATCTTGAGCGAGGCCCAcagcaccccgtactccatccatccaaggagtacgaagatgtataacgATCTACAGACGctctattggtggccgggcatgaagcgagatattCTGCGATTCttctccgagtgtttgacttgagCAGGTTCAGGCAGAGTATCAGAGACCTGCagggaagctgagaccactccctattctcgagtggaaatgggagaatattaccatggattttgtgacaggtcTTCCGAGGACTACTGGAGGATTcaatgccatctgggtgattgttcaTCGTCTCACTAAATCAGCTCATTTGCTACCGATCAGGAAGaaattcaccatgattcagtacacagagctgtacatcagagagatagtcagaatGCATGGGATTCtagtgtccatcgtgtcagacagggatccgaggttCATGTCTGCATTCTAGAAGAGTCTCCATCAGGCGTTAGGTACGAAGCTACCGTTTAGTACAActtttcatcctcagacagacggttAGCCAaagagggtgattcagattcttgaggaACTACTCCGAGCatgcatgatcgacttccagggcagcTGGGAGCCAAAGTTACATCTTGTGAAGTTCACATTCAACAACCGTTATCAGGCATCattaggtatggctccatacgaggcactgtacgggagaaagtgtaggtcgccagtTTATTGGGATGAGGTGGGAGagcgagcagagttgggtccggataTTTTCAGACAGACAGCGGAATAAGTGGCCAGGATTCGGGATcggatgaagactgctcagagcCGTCGGAAGAGTTATGCTAATTAGAGGCGGCGAGATCTTGATTTCGTAGTAGGGGATCATATCTTTGTGAAggtcgcaccgatgaagggtgtgatgaggttcgggaaaaagggcaagctcagccctagattcaccggaccattcgagatcctagagagagttgggacacttgcaTACAGAGTTGCTTTACCTCCGTatctggcgggagttcataacgtgttccacgtctctatgctgcgAAATTAAatgtcgaatccttcgcatgtgcttaACTATGAGCCGCTTCAGCTGACAGCGCACCTGTCATTCGAGGGAAAACCCACTCAGATACtggacaggcaggagaagaggCTCCAGAACAAAGTGATCCAGATGGTCAatgtcaagtggctgaatcattctgAGGAGAAGGCCACGTGGGAGATTGAAGCCGAGATCGAGATGAGGATAGGGGTGTCAATTGGGtagggtggggtggggtggggtgggttgggtcgggtcgggtcgggtttcgggtcaacccgcgaaattttttttatttttttttcaacccgaacccgaagcaacccgaaagcccccaacccgaacacgaacgcgtataacccgactcaacccgtctaacccgcctaacccgaattttatttatttattttaaattttttaaaaaaaattaatgaaaaaaattcaaaaaaataaaaaataataatattattttaatttaaacacataataacaaaattttcgatttaaatttgaaattttaatcatagaaaattaaaagtatatttactaaatcaaataaaaaattgttaaaaaaaaaaaatatgtaaaata
The DNA window shown above is from Primulina huaijiensis isolate GDHJ02 chromosome 12, ASM1229523v2, whole genome shotgun sequence and carries:
- the LOC140989453 gene encoding uncharacterized protein, whose amino-acid sequence is MDLGFRVSIPSRDQMFTSQIVKGLELRLQKYMVHAYLIVLPLPEFDIILGMDWLSAHRAVIDFRQSQTPAIPARHFLLVCEEAYEERLSAFLASIVSVTEPVSHRLEDVDVIWEFSGVFPDDVAGIPPDREVDFSIELMRGTMPISKAPYRFSLRR
- the LOC140989454 gene encoding uncharacterized protein; its protein translation is MEVDPSKVEAVRDWLALKSVTEIRSFLRLESFDRLKLALTTAPALAMPSGQGEFVIYTDASKLGLGVVLMQQDRVIAYASRQLKAHEKNHSNHDLKLAIVVNVVADVLSRKHIVIAHLGEAPNLATLTVQTTLRDRIRTGQTSDERLQKLRQRDETKGQRLYTVVDGIVRYRNRLWVPESDFFRADILSEAHSTPYSIHPRSTKMYNDLQTLYWWPGMKRDILRFFSECLT